In Methyloceanibacter stevinii, the sequence GGTGCGCCGCCACATCGCCGACACGCACCAGTTCGGCGATGCTGAACTGCGGGATGGCGAACCGCATACCGGCCACATCCACGATAAGCGCCGACATGATCGCAAGCGTCAGCGGAATCCTGATGACAAACGTCGTACCCTTCGGTGACGTTGAGGCGAGCGCCACGGTGCCACCGATCGATTCGATATTGCTGCGGACCACGTCCATGCCGACGCCGCGGCCGGAGATTTCGCTTACGGTCTCCGCGGTCGAGAAACCCGGCTGAAAAATGAGGTCGTAGATTTCTTCGTCTTGAAGTGCGTCAAGCTCGGCCGTCGTCGCCAATCCGTTGGCAACCGCCTTGCGCCTCACGGCCCCGACATCCAGCCCGCGCCCATCGTCGGAGACTTCGACGACGATGTTGCCACGCTGCTGCGATGCCTTAAGGGTGATGCGGCCCATCTCGGGCTTCCCGGCTTCGATACGTTCCTCCGGGTTCTCAAGACCATGATCCGCCGCATTGCGAACCATATGCGTGAGCGGATCCTTGATCGCCTCGAGAACCTGCCGGTCGAGCTCCGTGTCGCCGCCCGACATCGTGATCTCCATCGGCTTTCCGAGTTCGGTGGAGAGCGTGCGAACAATCACCGGCAGTTTCTGCCATGCGTTGGCGATCGGCTGCAGGCGCGCCTTCATGATCGCGTCTTGGAGTTCGACGGTGACCGCGGACAAACGCTGCAGCGGCGCCGCGAAGGCGGGCTCGTCCGCATGCGTCGCGACATCCATCAGCTGATTACGGGCAAGCACGAGTTCGCTCACCGTCGTCATCAGGGTTTCCAGCGTGTCGACGGCAACCCGAACGCTCTGAACGCGAAGGGCCTTCGGCTGAGCCTCGGCAATCGGCCGCTCTTCGGAAATCACCTCGGTATCCGTGTCCACGGCAGGGGACGCATCGAAAGGCTGCGCCGGATCCGCGGGCGCGACCAATTCCTCTTGCCAGGCGCGTTCCAATGCATCGAGGTGGTTGTGGACCGGCGAACCGGGCGAGGTGTCCGGACCGGTGTCAGCATTGATGGTCCCGATATCACCCTCGGCCAGCGCCGTGAGCGCTTGAATCAGGTCGTCGTCGTTCCCCTCGGGCTCGGTACCGTCGCGGCCGAGCACGGCGAGAATCTGTTTGAGCCGTTCGAGACTGGCGAGGACAACCGTGACACCGGCCGACGAGACAGGCGCACCGTCGCGATACCCGCTCATGAGCGCTTCGACCGCGTGCGCGAGCTTGGCTATCCGTGGCAGATCGAAGAAACCGCACGTGCCCTTGATCGTGTGGGCGACGCGGAAGATCGTTTTGAGCATCTCCGCGTCGTTCGGGTCCGCTTCAAAGCGCACGAGACACGCGTCCAGCTCTTCAAGCTGCTCGCCTGTCTCGACCAGAAACTCGCCTAGGAGATCGTCCATGACTCAACCCCAACGCGAATCGCCGGTGATTCACGCTGCCCAAACCCCAAGAATTACTGGGAGGATTGTCCGTGATTCCTGGTTTACGGTCCGTTGACGGCATAAATGTCTGCCCGCTCCCGAGAAAGGCGACAGTGCGAAAACCCGTCCTGGAGGTCCTAGCGCGCCTGAAAGACGACTTCGTCCTCACCGGACGTCGTGGTGACGGTCATGCCGGATGCCTGCGCCACCCGCGCAGCATAGTAGGGCTGGATCGAATGGGCATCGACCTCGCCCCCGGCATCGCCGGTGAGCAGCGCGGCGACCTGATCGCTAAGACGCGCGGCCTTACCCGTCGCCGTCACCGTGAAGGACACATCCGGGCCATCGCCGGCGATAACAGCCCGGATTTTGCCACCGCGCGGCAGCGCCACGACCCCGAGCCCAACCAGGTTGAGCAGCAGCTTGACCTTGTTCTTCGGAAGAATGAGCGCGGGCCCGTCCCAAACGAGTTCATGCTTCTCGCTGGTCTGAACGAACGCCTGCGCCACCTTCTCCGCATCGCGGGTGTCGATCTCGGCGCCGGCTGATCCCGCCGCCCCGAAGGCGATCCGGGCAAACTGAAGCTTGGCGGAGGCTTGGGTTGCGCTCTTCAGGATCAAATCCATCGCCGCCGCGCGCATCTCGTCGTCCGGCTCCTCGGCCAGCATCTCCAAACCGTTGGAAATGGCGGAAACCGGGTTGATGATGTCGTGGCAGATACGGCTGGAAACCAGCGCCGTAAGGTCGAGATCGCCGAGCGCGATCGGCTCCGACATGGTTTTCTCCTTGTCGCGTCCGCAGTGGCGCTGCGGAGTTATCATGGCCAGGCCACGAATTTCTGTTACACGAAGGGCGCAATCATCTCGAACGCACACGCAGACCGAATCACAGCCCTTTGGAGCATCTTGCCTTGTCAGCACCAAGACACACAACAGCGGCTCTTGCCGAGCCGGCGACCGTCTTCGATCTTCGCGCCGCCGCACAAGTTCTCACCGACGCGGCTGCGAAGGCCGGGGCCGCGATCATGGCCCACTACGGTGCGACGGACGAGATCGACTACAAGGAAGACAACTCTCCCGTGACGCAGGCGGACCGGGACGCGAACGACATTCTCGAGGCTGCGCTCCGCGATTTTGCGCCTTCGATCCCGGTCGTATCGGAAGAAACGGCGACGGACCGCAAGGCGCCCCTGGGTCGTACCTTCTTTCTCGTGGACCCGCTGGACGGCACCAAGGAATTCATCAAGAAGCGCTCCGACTTCACCGTCAATGTCGGCCTGATCGAGGACGGGTTCCCGTGTTTCGGCATGGTATACGCGCCCGCGCGCGGCCTTCTTGCCGTCACGGTCGCCGACGGCGTCGCCATCGAGGCTTCGATGCCGCCGAGCGCGGCCGGCGCCGACCTGGACGTGCTGACCCAGAAGCGCCTGCACGCAAGGGCCGCGGATCCCGGGGCCGTTACGGCCCTCGTCAGCCTGTCTCACCTTGACGCAAAGACCGAGGAGTTCTTGGAACGGTTCTCCGTCGCGGAGCGCTCCGGCGCCGGATCGTCCGTGAAGTTCCTGGAAATCGCCCGCGGCAATGCGGACGTTTATCCGCGCCTCGCGCCCACGATGGAATGGGATACGGCGGCGGGCCAGGCCGTGCTGGAGGCGGCCGGCGGCCATGTCGTGGACATGAAGGGCGCGCGCTTCGCCTACGGCAAATCGGATGCCGGGCTGAAAAACGGCAGTTTCGTCGCCTGGGGTCGCACCGTCTTAACGCCCCGGTAAGCCTTCCACCGTTTGGTAACGCTTTCGGTCAACAATTGCGGTCGAGGCATTTGCCTCTTCGTGCCCGGCGGCAACGCCGCGCCCGCGTCCGGGGGCATTAGTCATGCGTATTACCAGCATCGCGATCGCCGCTCTTTCGGCGATCCTTGCAAACTTTGTTCTGGCACCGGAATCACAGGCGCAAAATGCCGCCTACGGCGCATCGGCCGGCTCCATGCCGGTTCCGAACGCGCCCGTGAACGGCGCCTACCAGCCGACGAAATCCTATGTGCCGGAGCCGGGATCGAACACCGCGGCCACCCCGGCCGTCGGAGGCTACGATCCCAACGCCGCGCCGCCGCCGACCTATCAGCAGCAGCCCACCCAAACCGGCCAGACCCAATCCGGCCAGACCTATGTCGCGGCCAGCGGCTATGCCTCCGAAAGACTGGATGGCGCCGACGGATTCTCGGCCGAGGAGATCAAGGGTGCGGGTCACCGCTTCTTCGGCAAGGTCTCGTCGGGCTTCGCAAGCGCCGTCGAATACACATTCCAGAAGTCAGGCCGGCCCAACGGCTACATCACCGGTGAAGAGGCAGGCGGCGCGTTCGTCGCGGGCCTGCGCTACGGCGAAGGCACGCTTCATACGCCGGACGGCGGTCAGTACCGCGTGTTCTGGCAGGGCCCGTCGCTAGGCTATGATTTCGGCGCCGAAGGCTCCAAGACCATGGTTTTGGTCTACAATCTCCATAACCCCAACGAGATCTACAACAGATTCGCCGGGGTCGACGGCTCCGCCTATCTGGTGGGCGGCGTGGGGGTCACCTATCTGGCCCGGGACGACGTCGTCGTCGCCCCCCATACGCTCCGGCGTCGGCCTTAGACTTGGCGCAAATGTCGGCTACTTGAAGTATACTCGCCAGCCGACCTGGAATCCGTTCTAATTTGGCGCTAATGAAGCTGTAGCGTTGGTCTTGCGGGTCTCGGATCATCGGGCGCGCAGGGCCTGTGCCATGGGCGAATTGCTCGTGGCTGGCGCGAATGGCGCGAGGCAACGCGCCGGCGGCGGCACGAGGGGCAGATAGGGCGTTGCGGCGCAACGCCCGTAGGGGGCGCATAGGCGGCTCCAATTTCAAGGAACAAAAGGCCTTGATGATCGAGTGGTTCATGTTCGGGGCGTTGGGCTTCTTCTTGGGATGCCTGCTCGGCCTCATGCTTGCGCCCCCATTGTGGAACCGCGCCGTCAAGCTCACCACGCGCCGGCTCGAAGCCACCATGCCCATGACGCTCGCCGAGATTCAGGCCGACAAGGACCAGATCCGCGCCGACTTCGCCATCCAGCTGCGCAAGGTGGAAGTGGCCCTCGAGAAGTCGAAGGAGAAGGCCGCACGCGAACTGATCGAAGCCAACAAGCGCCGGGTCGAGATCCAGAAGCTGAACGGAAATTTGGAGGCCGCGCAGGGCGAACTGCACGAGGCCGAGAACGCCAACCGCGTCCTGCAACAGACCATCAAGCGGCGCCTGCCCGATCTCGACGCCCGGCTCAAGGCCGCGAAGAAGGCGTTGTCCGATCTGGAAACGGTGAATGCGGAGCTTCGCACGACCGTCGCCTCACAGTCCGATGCCCTGAAAATCGCCCGCGGGACCGTGCACAACCAGCGCGCCGATATCGACCAGCTGCGCATGTCGCTCGAAAGCGGCAGTGCGGCCGGGCGCGGCTCCGCCAAGAACGATGCCCGCGCCGTGGCGGAGAGCCAGCGCCTCGCGGCGGAACTGTCCCGGGCCAAAGAGGAACTGGGGCGCGTGCGCACCAGCAGCGACGAGATCGCCTTCCTGCGCCGTGAGCTCAACCACCTCGCCTCGCAGATTCTCAACGCGGCACGGACGCAGCCCCCGGCCTGGCAGAGCGCTGCGGCAGCGCAGGCTGTGGTCCAGAACGAGCCCGAGGAAGAGTCCGAACTCAACGTGGGCGTCGAAGACGAAACTCCCGCGATGCCCGTGGCCTATGCCGGCAACGGCGCGGCCGAACCCGCCACGCAGTTCGAAGAAACGGCCTACGCGGAAAGTCCGGAGCAACAGGCTCCCTACGTGGAAGAACAGGCCGCGGAGACCTACGCGTCCGAAGAGAATTATGCGGCCGAGCCCGGCCAATACGTCGAAGCCGGCCACCAGGCCGAGGAAGCCGAGACCGCCTATCACGCCGAGGAAGCTCAGCCGGCTGAGCCTGTTCAGGAGGAGCGGGACTATGCCGCCGAGCTCTTCGATGGCGAGGACGAGTACGAGGTCGAAGAGGACTACGAGACCT encodes:
- a CDS encoding chemotaxis protein CheW, yielding MDDLLGEFLVETGEQLEELDACLVRFEADPNDAEMLKTIFRVAHTIKGTCGFFDLPRIAKLAHAVEALMSGYRDGAPVSSAGVTVVLASLERLKQILAVLGRDGTEPEGNDDDLIQALTALAEGDIGTINADTGPDTSPGSPVHNHLDALERAWQEELVAPADPAQPFDASPAVDTDTEVISEERPIAEAQPKALRVQSVRVAVDTLETLMTTVSELVLARNQLMDVATHADEPAFAAPLQRLSAVTVELQDAIMKARLQPIANAWQKLPVIVRTLSTELGKPMEITMSGGDTELDRQVLEAIKDPLTHMVRNAADHGLENPEERIEAGKPEMGRITLKASQQRGNIVVEVSDDGRGLDVGAVRRKAVANGLATTAELDALQDEEIYDLIFQPGFSTAETVSEISGRGVGMDVVRSNIESIGGTVALASTSPKGTTFVIRIPLTLAIMSALIVDVAGMRFAIPQFSIAELVRVGDVAAHPVETINGAAVLHLRDRLIPLLDFAAELDLRRQDWRDINAAGGTAVILHVGTQRFGILVDAASRTEEIVVKPVCKLLRPIGMYSGGTIFGDGSVIMIVDPRALSEMIGPMEGVEDDTIAAAPVAQADNRTAMLLFRAGSPGLKALPLSLITRLEEIPAKAIETCDAQQVIQYRGGLLPLVRLDDAEAPDQPDMLPVLVFSEGTRAAGLVVDEIVDIVEEPLSIALQSDGDGIAGSAVVRDQAVEIVDVSHYLGSILRQQGAGLVPNTDSPPRVLLVDDGQFFRDMLAPLLRGSGYAVTTASSGQEALDLKEAGIRFDIVVSDIEMPGMDGLELARAIRADSAWDSVPLIGLSSQQSPRLSEASRLAGFDVLVGKFDRRSLMQVLGNWREFREEAA
- the chpT gene encoding histidine phosphotransferase ChpT, whose product is MSEPIALGDLDLTALVSSRICHDIINPVSAISNGLEMLAEEPDDEMRAAAMDLILKSATQASAKLQFARIAFGAAGSAGAEIDTRDAEKVAQAFVQTSEKHELVWDGPALILPKNKVKLLLNLVGLGVVALPRGGKIRAVIAGDGPDVSFTVTATGKAARLSDQVAALLTGDAGGEVDAHSIQPYYAARVAQASGMTVTTTSGEDEVVFQAR
- the cysQ gene encoding 3'(2'),5'-bisphosphate nucleotidase CysQ, which translates into the protein MSAPRHTTAALAEPATVFDLRAAAQVLTDAAAKAGAAIMAHYGATDEIDYKEDNSPVTQADRDANDILEAALRDFAPSIPVVSEETATDRKAPLGRTFFLVDPLDGTKEFIKKRSDFTVNVGLIEDGFPCFGMVYAPARGLLAVTVADGVAIEASMPPSAAGADLDVLTQKRLHARAADPGAVTALVSLSHLDAKTEEFLERFSVAERSGAGSSVKFLEIARGNADVYPRLAPTMEWDTAAGQAVLEAAGGHVVDMKGARFAYGKSDAGLKNGSFVAWGRTVLTPR
- a CDS encoding EipA family protein, whose product is MRITSIAIAALSAILANFVLAPESQAQNAAYGASAGSMPVPNAPVNGAYQPTKSYVPEPGSNTAATPAVGGYDPNAAPPPTYQQQPTQTGQTQSGQTYVAASGYASERLDGADGFSAEEIKGAGHRFFGKVSSGFASAVEYTFQKSGRPNGYITGEEAGGAFVAGLRYGEGTLHTPDGGQYRVFWQGPSLGYDFGAEGSKTMVLVYNLHNPNEIYNRFAGVDGSAYLVGGVGVTYLARDDVVVAPHTLRRRP
- a CDS encoding EipA family protein, which encodes MRSGVGLRLGANVGYLKYTRQPTWNPF